Below is a window of Mucilaginibacter ginkgonis DNA.
AACGCCCATAAACAGAAACTGGCAGCATTGTATCTGGAAAATTTAAAGTCCGATTATATTCTGCCTGTAACGGATACCGACTATAACGATGTATATCACATCTTTAACGTCCGCCACCCAAAACGCAATGAGTTAAAGCAATACCTTTTCGATAATGGCATCGATACAGAGATACACTATCCGGTGGCACCAAATCAGCAACAGGCACTCAAAAATATTTTTGCAAACAAGCAATTCCCTATCGCAGAAGAGATTCACCGTACTACACTTAGCCTCCCATGCTCAAGGTGGCACACGCAAGAGCAGGTATCTTACGTCATAGAAAAGTTAAACGCGTTCTAAATTAGCCATCTTTATCAGTCATCGGCGGCTAATCAAACAAAAATGGTTTAGCTTTGTAACGTATTCCGGTTAGTGAGCTACTACCAAGTAATTAATGGAGATTATTGAAAAACCTGCCGATCAGGCGATAAAGAAGAAGCCCGGCTTCTTTCAAAAACTTGGGGGCGTTTTTGTAGACCTGTATAACGTAGCGAAATTCATTGCACGTTTCTTTAAAGAAGCTTTCGCGCCGCCTTATGAAGGTAAAGAGTTGTTACGCCAATTGTATGAAATTGGTGTAAGGTCACTTGCGCTTATTACACTTACGGGCTTTATTGTAGGGCTAATCTTTACCAAGCAGTCGCGGCCATCACTGGCTAATTTTGGCGCCCAATCATGGATACCCTCGCTTACGGCTATCGCCATATTTAGGGCGCTGGCGCCTTTGGTAACCGCGCTGATCACCGCCGGACGGGTTGGATCCAGCATTGGTGCAGAAATCGGATCCATGCGCGTTACCGAGCAGATAGACGCTATGGAAGTGTCAGGCACCAACCCTTTTAAATTTTTGGTTTGCATCCGTATCATAGCAACATCCATTTCGGTACCGATACTTGCAACCTTCTCGGGATGCGTAGCCATCATTGGCAGTTACCTTAACGTCCATCAAAATGAGGGCACCAGCTTTGCCACTTTTATTGAGCAAACATTTTCACCTCTGGCGTACATCGATTTCACTTCAGCATTGATAAAATCACTGGTTTTTGGTTTTACGATTGGCGTAGTAGGAACTTATAAAGGATATAACTCTTCGCGGGGTACAGAAGGCGTGGGTAAAGCAGCGAACAGCGCTGTGGTTACGGCCATGTTTTTGGTATTTATCGAAGAGATGTTATTGGTTCAAATTATCGGTTGGTATAGATAATGGAAAAACCGAAATCACATATAGACCATAATAACGCGGTTATCGCCATTCGCGGACTGAAAAAATCGTTCGAAGACAATCACGTTTTACGTGGGGTAGATTTAGATCTATTCCAGGGCGAAAACCTGGTAGTGTTGGGTAGATCGGGTACCGGTAAATCCGTTTTAATCAAAATCATCTCCGGCCTGCTCACTGCTGATACCGGCAGCGTAAAAGTTTTAGGTAAAGACCTTAATAACATTGACAGTAAAGAACTGCGCGACCTACGTGTAGATGTAGGTTTTTCTTTTCAGGGTAGTGCTTTGTACGATAGTATGACCGTGCGCCAAAATATAGAGTTCCCATTGGTGCGAAACAGCCCCAAGCTTACACGTGCAGAGATTAACCGGCAGGTAGAAGAGGTTTTGGATAATGTAGGCTTGCTGCAAACCATTAACCAGATGCCGTCAGAATTATCGGGTGGACAGCGCAAGCGTATTGGTATTGCCCGGACACTTGTACTAAAGCCAAAGATCATGCTGTATGACGAGCCTACAGCCGGCCTGGATCCTATAACTTGCCTTGACATCAACGAGCTGATCAACGAAGTTCAGCAGATATATAATACATCTTCAATCATTATAACGCACGACCTTACCTGTGCTAAAACCACAGGCGACCGTATAGTAATGCTGCTTGATGGGCGGTTTGAGCGCC
It encodes the following:
- a CDS encoding MlaE family ABC transporter permease; its protein translation is MEIIEKPADQAIKKKPGFFQKLGGVFVDLYNVAKFIARFFKEAFAPPYEGKELLRQLYEIGVRSLALITLTGFIVGLIFTKQSRPSLANFGAQSWIPSLTAIAIFRALAPLVTALITAGRVGSSIGAEIGSMRVTEQIDAMEVSGTNPFKFLVCIRIIATSISVPILATFSGCVAIIGSYLNVHQNEGTSFATFIEQTFSPLAYIDFTSALIKSLVFGFTIGVVGTYKGYNSSRGTEGVGKAANSAVVTAMFLVFIEEMLLVQIIGWYR
- a CDS encoding ABC transporter ATP-binding protein → MEKPKSHIDHNNAVIAIRGLKKSFEDNHVLRGVDLDLFQGENLVVLGRSGTGKSVLIKIISGLLTADTGSVKVLGKDLNNIDSKELRDLRVDVGFSFQGSALYDSMTVRQNIEFPLVRNSPKLTRAEINRQVEEVLDNVGLLQTINQMPSELSGGQRKRIGIARTLVLKPKIMLYDEPTAGLDPITCLDINELINEVQQIYNTSSIIITHDLTCAKTTGDRIVMLLDGRFERQGSFEEVFDTNDERVKAFYDYNFTD